In the genome of Bradyrhizobium arachidis, one region contains:
- a CDS encoding 2-dehydro-3-deoxygalactonokinase: MTEPAFVAVDWGTSSFRLWLVDRTGQVLAERRSGEGMLTAAKAGFSSVLQSHLRTVEAPDPLPVLVCGMAGAKTGWVEAGYVDTPAPLAAVLKQAARVPGEARDIRILPGIAQRDASAPDVMRGEETQLLGALGLDAAGQALVCMPGTHSKWVRVKDGTVAHFSTFMTGELFSVVSRETILSLAVANADDAEDVESFKAAVKAAYEAPAFAANLLFTARSRQLLFGGTPAEARETLSGTLIGAELAAGLSGALPKAGITLIASGRLATLYRHAFDALAVAVQPVDADEAVRRGLSMAAAAIWTK, encoded by the coding sequence ATGACCGAACCCGCTTTTGTCGCGGTGGACTGGGGCACCAGCAGTTTTCGCCTGTGGCTGGTTGATCGCACCGGCCAGGTTCTGGCCGAGCGCCGCAGCGGCGAGGGCATGCTGACGGCGGCGAAGGCTGGCTTCTCCTCCGTGCTGCAGTCGCATCTCCGCACAGTCGAGGCGCCCGATCCTCTGCCCGTTCTCGTCTGCGGCATGGCCGGCGCAAAAACCGGCTGGGTCGAGGCCGGCTATGTCGACACGCCGGCGCCGCTCGCCGCCGTCCTGAAGCAGGCGGCGCGCGTGCCGGGTGAGGCGCGCGACATCCGCATCCTGCCGGGCATCGCACAGCGCGACGCCAGCGCGCCGGACGTGATGCGCGGCGAGGAGACGCAGCTGCTCGGCGCGCTTGGCCTCGATGCCGCCGGCCAGGCGCTGGTCTGCATGCCCGGCACCCATTCGAAATGGGTGCGGGTGAAGGACGGTACGGTCGCTCACTTTTCCACCTTCATGACCGGCGAGCTCTTCAGCGTCGTTTCGCGCGAGACGATTTTGTCACTTGCGGTTGCCAATGCCGATGACGCCGAGGATGTCGAGAGCTTCAAGGCGGCCGTGAAAGCCGCGTATGAGGCGCCGGCCTTCGCCGCCAACCTCCTGTTCACCGCGCGCTCGCGTCAGCTGCTGTTCGGCGGCACGCCGGCTGAGGCGCGCGAGACGCTGTCGGGCACGTTGATCGGCGCCGAGCTCGCGGCAGGGCTCTCCGGAGCGTTGCCAAAAGCGGGCATTACGCTGATTGCCTCGGGGCGGCTCGCGACGTTGTATCGCCACGCTTTCGATGCGCTGGCGGTCGCCGTGCAGCCGGTCGATGCCGACGAAGCGGTCCGCCGCGGTCTGTCGATGGCCGCTGCGGCGATCTGGACGAAATAG
- a CDS encoding LLM class flavin-dependent oxidoreductase codes for MEIGYFTMPSHPPECGLKEGNDWDLQVMRWLDELGYQEAWVGEHHTAPWEPNPTPDLLIAQALMQTKRLRIGPGGFLLPYHHPAELANRVAMLDHMSEGRLNFGVAASGLPSDWAMFNVDGMSGQNRDMTREALEIILKLWSEPAPFTHKGKYWTVTKPDTMFDFLKPHIKPLQAPHPPIGVAGLSKNSDTLKLAGERGFIPMSLNLNPAYVGSHWDSVEIGAAKTGRKPNRQDWRLVREVFVADTDEEAWKLSTGDMMGRMMHEYFLPLLGHFGFKDYLKHAPDVPDSDVTVEYCAKRNWIVGSPATVAEKIEKIYDEVGGFGVLLVFGFDYKHKAEAWHHSLSLLKNEVMPRLTHLGSAKKAA; via the coding sequence ATGGAGATCGGCTATTTCACGATGCCTTCGCATCCGCCGGAGTGCGGTCTGAAGGAAGGGAACGACTGGGACCTGCAAGTCATGCGCTGGCTCGACGAGCTCGGCTATCAGGAGGCCTGGGTCGGCGAGCACCACACCGCGCCCTGGGAACCCAATCCCACGCCGGACCTCCTGATCGCGCAGGCGTTGATGCAGACCAAGCGCCTGCGCATCGGGCCGGGCGGCTTCCTGCTGCCCTATCACCACCCGGCCGAGCTCGCCAACCGCGTCGCGATGCTCGACCATATGTCCGAGGGCCGGCTCAATTTCGGCGTCGCGGCGAGCGGCTTGCCGAGCGACTGGGCGATGTTCAACGTCGACGGCATGAGCGGGCAGAACCGCGACATGACCCGCGAGGCGCTGGAGATCATCTTGAAGCTCTGGAGTGAGCCGGCGCCGTTCACCCACAAGGGCAAATACTGGACGGTGACCAAGCCGGACACGATGTTCGACTTCCTCAAGCCCCACATCAAGCCGCTGCAGGCGCCGCATCCGCCGATCGGCGTTGCCGGGCTATCGAAGAACTCGGACACCTTGAAGCTCGCAGGTGAGCGCGGCTTCATCCCGATGAGCCTCAATCTCAACCCGGCCTATGTCGGCAGCCATTGGGACTCGGTCGAGATCGGCGCCGCCAAGACCGGCCGCAAGCCGAACCGACAGGACTGGCGCCTCGTGCGCGAGGTGTTCGTCGCCGATACCGACGAGGAGGCCTGGAAGCTCTCGACCGGCGACATGATGGGCCGGATGATGCACGAATACTTCCTGCCGCTGCTCGGCCATTTCGGCTTCAAGGACTACCTCAAGCACGCGCCTGACGTGCCCGACAGCGACGTCACGGTCGAATATTGCGCCAAGCGGAACTGGATCGTCGGCTCGCCCGCGACCGTGGCCGAGAAGATCGAGAAGATCTACGACGAGGTCGGCGGCTTCGGCGTGCTCTTGGTGTTCGGCTTCGACTACAAGCACAAGGCCGAGGCCTGGCACCATTCGCTCTCGCTGCTCAAGAACGAGGTGATGCCGCGTCTG